A genomic stretch from uncultured Pseudodesulfovibrio sp. includes:
- a CDS encoding response regulator transcription factor: MNIMIVDDHPLFREGLKAIVNRDNRYTVCGEAGNGREGISMARENQPDIMLVDISMPEKNGIQVIRELKSTLPKTQFIIISMHSEADYIVEAFRAGATGYMIKESAAAQLIKGLDTVAAGELFLDNALSQEVIFKLLQSKPDSPGSRNDPYATLTPREQEVMRKLAEGMTAKEVAEELFISPKTVENHRTNLMKKLGLKSTVELVRYAARLGLIDIETWAI; encoded by the coding sequence ATGAATATCATGATTGTTGACGATCACCCCCTGTTCAGAGAAGGCCTTAAAGCCATTGTCAACCGGGACAACCGATACACTGTATGTGGCGAAGCCGGAAATGGCAGGGAAGGCATTAGCATGGCCAGGGAAAACCAGCCGGACATCATGCTGGTGGATATTTCCATGCCTGAAAAAAATGGTATCCAGGTAATCCGGGAACTCAAGTCCACATTACCAAAGACACAGTTCATTATCATCTCAATGCATTCCGAGGCCGACTATATCGTCGAAGCCTTTCGCGCCGGAGCCACTGGATACATGATAAAGGAATCTGCTGCTGCCCAGCTCATCAAGGGGCTGGACACCGTGGCCGCAGGAGAACTTTTTCTGGACAACGCTCTCTCCCAGGAAGTGATCTTCAAACTGTTGCAATCCAAACCCGACTCACCCGGCAGCAGAAACGATCCTTATGCAACACTGACCCCTCGTGAACAGGAAGTCATGCGAAAACTGGCCGAAGGAATGACAGCTAAAGAAGTGGCGGAAGAACTCTTCATCAGCCCCAAGACAGTGGAAAACCATCGTACGAATCTGATGAAAAAACTCGGCCTCAAAAGCACGGTTGAACTTGTTCGTTACGCCGCTAGACTGGGACTGATCGACATTGAAACCTGGGCCATTTGA
- a CDS encoding Trm112 family protein, whose product MSLNKELLDILACPKCKGGLELKPGEDGLACAKCKIVYPVKDDIPIMLVDQAVPEKEWTGSK is encoded by the coding sequence ATGTCACTGAACAAGGAACTGTTGGATATATTGGCCTGTCCCAAATGCAAGGGCGGGCTTGAGCTGAAGCCCGGAGAAGATGGATTGGCCTGTGCCAAGTGCAAAATTGTGTATCCTGTAAAAGATGATATTCCGATTATGCTGGTGGATCAGGCCGTCCCGGAAAAGGAATGGACCGGCTCCAAATAA
- a CDS encoding Hsp20/alpha crystallin family protein, which produces MVIDFNTLYNFPSRFDRVFEEFLRSPMGDDRRLAYPPLNLSNDNENIYVRAEVPGVSIEDIELTLSDKTLVIKGERKAPQGKYFRQERPSGVFHRVVNISVPVDRDAVTASIKDGVLAITLPKSEEMKPKKISIDIG; this is translated from the coding sequence ATGGTTATCGATTTTAATACTCTCTACAATTTTCCGTCCCGATTTGATCGGGTTTTCGAAGAGTTCCTGCGGTCACCAATGGGTGATGATCGCCGTCTGGCCTATCCCCCGCTCAATTTGAGCAACGACAATGAGAATATTTATGTGCGTGCTGAAGTTCCCGGTGTGTCCATCGAAGACATTGAGTTGACGTTGTCCGACAAAACGCTGGTCATCAAGGGTGAGCGCAAAGCCCCCCAGGGGAAATACTTCCGTCAGGAGCGACCAAGTGGTGTTTTCCACAGAGTTGTCAACATTTCTGTGCCAGTTGACAGAGACGCTGTGACAGCTTCCATAAAGGATGGAGTCTTGGCGATTACTCTGCCGAAGTCCGAGGAAATGAAGCCGAAAAAAATCAGCATTGATATCGGTTAG
- a CDS encoding Hsp20/alpha crystallin family protein yields the protein MSDIMKKEDKSMAQYRPATDILEREDGFYIYMDMPGVRREDMIIDLQEDELTVTGRTSLVRHAGEQYAEMQFGDCEYIRSVSITDIVDRERIKANLEGGVLELHLPKVEKVQPKRISISEG from the coding sequence ATGAGCGATATTATGAAGAAAGAAGATAAGAGCATGGCACAGTACCGACCGGCCACGGATATTCTGGAGCGCGAAGACGGGTTTTATATTTATATGGATATGCCGGGTGTCAGGCGTGAAGACATGATCATTGATTTGCAGGAGGATGAACTGACCGTCACTGGCAGAACCAGCCTGGTTCGCCATGCGGGCGAACAGTATGCGGAGATGCAGTTCGGTGATTGTGAATATATCCGTTCAGTTTCCATAACCGACATTGTGGATCGTGAGCGGATCAAAGCCAACCTGGAAGGTGGCGTGCTTGAGTTGCATCTGCCCAAGGTCGAGAAGGTTCAGCCCAAGAGAATTTCCATTTCTGAAGGGTAA
- a CDS encoding PAS domain S-box protein — protein MNRNHASLKPSPQLFEQVLDASGVAMAIRTTDLKPIFVNKAFADFYGYSVQEMFSLSQDDFLTNETVTLYTTQVQPALCAGRSWEGEYSILQRGNQTITVWGRFDPVLDASGCLTNVISVMQDSLACSQTAKALKVSEDKFRLLAENITDVIWTMDNAYNFTYATPSVEDVWGYTLEELKELSLIGITVPESHKVLQKAERARAKVEAEGNYDHINRLVMEHYHGKGGTIWIETAVRRLLADDGSLAGYQGVSRDITLRKQTEDALFEREARYRTLFEDSPISLWEEDLSRLKEYFDTLKTEGVTDFRQFFSDNPQALAKCATLVTIVDVNKATLELLSADSKEELFGNLEQVLTDSSMTAFTEEMILLASGGSEYYGEITNRTLKGEIIWVVVHFVVPPEYKDTLSRVIVSLLDVSPRKRAEQALMDSEERYRVLAENSQEGVVVIQNREIKYINESMTEIFGFSTEELEQVHPLEMVHPDDKSFINEQFRGIYAGRENEGFATFRILLPYGEIKWLTISIKPIMWEGKEALLEILTDITHHKNLEKELLSTHAQMEDNIRRRTAELSEANIQLKAQAEERDKARQRILVLTQELIRIQEDERQRIARDLHDNVAQDLSSIMLKMETLFDDHTCVDGRLRQRGESVADILKKAIASVRDIAYGLRPPALAQLGLVKSLQNLCLEEGNKHGFIVDFVATGIENIFLDFDSEINIYRMVQEAVRNIVRHAQADSVTVRLVKSHPDIFIRIEDNGKGFMVQERKSIALTEKRMGLRSMEERARLIGGSMEIQSLVGTGTRILFRLPTHNSRSNA, from the coding sequence ATGAACCGGAACCACGCATCCCTCAAGCCAAGCCCACAACTTTTCGAGCAAGTCCTCGATGCTTCAGGCGTGGCCATGGCTATTCGGACAACGGACCTGAAACCAATCTTCGTCAACAAGGCTTTCGCCGATTTTTACGGTTATTCAGTCCAGGAGATGTTCTCCCTGTCGCAGGATGATTTCCTTACCAATGAAACCGTCACTCTCTATACAACACAAGTCCAACCGGCCCTGTGCGCCGGCAGGAGTTGGGAAGGCGAATATTCCATTCTCCAAAGGGGCAACCAAACCATCACGGTCTGGGGCCGTTTTGACCCCGTTCTTGATGCATCAGGTTGTCTGACCAATGTCATTTCCGTCATGCAGGACAGCCTGGCATGCAGTCAGACAGCCAAGGCTCTCAAGGTAAGTGAAGACAAGTTTCGCCTTCTTGCCGAAAACATCACTGATGTTATCTGGACAATGGACAACGCATATAACTTCACCTACGCCACCCCGTCCGTTGAAGACGTATGGGGATACACGCTCGAAGAACTCAAAGAATTATCCTTGATCGGCATTACAGTGCCGGAATCCCATAAAGTCCTCCAAAAAGCCGAAAGAGCGCGCGCAAAAGTCGAAGCAGAAGGAAACTACGACCACATCAATCGGCTGGTAATGGAACACTATCATGGGAAAGGCGGTACAATCTGGATTGAAACGGCTGTCAGAAGACTGTTAGCCGATGACGGCTCCCTTGCCGGATACCAAGGTGTTTCCCGCGATATAACTCTGCGCAAACAAACCGAAGACGCATTGTTTGAACGGGAAGCACGATATCGCACACTATTTGAAGACTCGCCCATCTCCCTCTGGGAAGAAGACCTCTCACGTCTCAAGGAGTATTTCGACACGCTCAAGACTGAAGGCGTCACTGATTTTCGACAATTTTTCTCGGACAACCCCCAGGCCCTTGCCAAATGTGCCACGCTCGTGACCATCGTGGATGTCAACAAGGCCACCTTGGAATTATTGTCTGCAGACTCCAAAGAAGAGTTGTTCGGTAATCTGGAGCAAGTCCTGACGGACAGCTCCATGACAGCCTTCACCGAAGAAATGATCCTGCTCGCTTCCGGTGGAAGTGAATACTATGGAGAAATCACCAATCGCACCCTGAAAGGTGAAATCATATGGGTGGTAGTTCACTTCGTCGTTCCACCTGAATACAAAGATACTCTATCCCGAGTCATCGTCTCGCTCCTTGACGTTTCACCGAGAAAACGGGCTGAGCAGGCGCTCATGGATTCCGAAGAAAGATACCGGGTGCTGGCAGAAAACTCTCAGGAAGGCGTGGTCGTCATCCAGAACCGTGAGATCAAGTATATCAATGAGAGCATGACTGAAATATTCGGTTTTTCAACGGAAGAACTTGAACAGGTTCACCCTCTTGAAATGGTTCACCCTGACGATAAATCTTTTATTAATGAACAATTCAGGGGGATCTACGCTGGCAGGGAAAACGAAGGGTTTGCCACATTCAGAATTCTGCTGCCGTACGGTGAAATCAAATGGCTGACCATCTCGATCAAGCCGATCATGTGGGAAGGCAAGGAAGCGCTTTTAGAAATTCTCACCGATATTACCCACCACAAAAACCTGGAAAAAGAGTTGCTTTCCACCCATGCCCAGATGGAAGACAACATCAGGAGAAGGACCGCAGAGCTTTCAGAGGCCAATATCCAACTCAAGGCACAGGCCGAAGAGCGCGACAAGGCTCGACAGCGCATTCTTGTACTGACTCAGGAACTCATTCGTATACAGGAAGACGAACGTCAACGTATTGCAAGAGACCTTCACGATAATGTGGCGCAGGATCTTTCCTCCATCATGCTGAAGATGGAAACACTCTTTGACGACCACACATGTGTGGACGGGAGGCTTCGTCAGCGAGGTGAATCCGTGGCTGACATACTCAAAAAAGCCATCGCCTCGGTACGAGATATTGCCTACGGTCTCCGGCCTCCAGCACTTGCCCAGCTCGGTCTGGTCAAATCCCTACAGAACCTTTGTCTCGAAGAAGGTAACAAGCACGGATTTATTGTCGACTTCGTGGCAACAGGCATTGAAAACATCTTTCTGGATTTTGACAGTGAAATCAATATATACCGCATGGTACAGGAAGCGGTCAGAAACATCGTCCGCCACGCTCAGGCAGATAGTGTCACTGTCCGTCTAGTCAAAAGCCATCCTGACATTTTCATCCGCATTGAAGACAACGGGAAGGGGTTCATGGTTCAGGAGCGCAAGAGTATAGCCCTGACAGAAAAACGCATGGGATTACGCAGCATGGAGGAAAGGGCACGCCTCATCGGAGGTTCCATGGAAATCCAGTCACTGGTCGGGACCGGAACCAGAATTCTCTTTCGCCTTCCCACACACAATTCCAGGAGTAATGCATAA
- a CDS encoding PHP domain-containing protein, giving the protein MTIDLHTHSTASDGTLSPTELIKLAKESGLDAIAITDHDTFQGVPEALAAGEKYDIEVIPGAELSLESPEGARWIHVVALWLPEDATELQKAFDWVQEGRKNRNHEIVDKLRSLGITITYDSVAARANGTIGRPHFAQELMALGVVSSIDEAFKVWLGDNGRAYVPKRKLTPEQAFPILNSIGATSILAHPFALGLNLKDTEKVVKDLMGFGLDGMEVYYTEHNDADTKAYKEMAERLGLLISGGSDFHGSVKPKIRLGKGKGGLHVPTELLEKMKEDRRAKGLPV; this is encoded by the coding sequence ATGACCATAGACTTACACACCCATTCCACGGCTTCCGACGGAACCCTGTCTCCCACAGAACTCATCAAACTGGCCAAGGAGTCCGGCTTGGACGCCATCGCCATTACAGATCACGACACCTTTCAAGGTGTTCCGGAAGCTTTGGCTGCTGGTGAAAAATACGACATCGAAGTCATACCCGGGGCCGAATTAAGCCTCGAATCCCCGGAAGGCGCAAGGTGGATTCACGTCGTTGCTCTCTGGCTCCCCGAAGACGCCACCGAGTTGCAAAAGGCCTTTGACTGGGTGCAGGAAGGTCGCAAGAACCGCAACCATGAGATCGTCGACAAACTGCGCTCCCTCGGCATCACCATCACTTACGACAGTGTTGCGGCCCGAGCCAACGGCACCATCGGGCGTCCTCACTTTGCTCAGGAACTCATGGCCCTCGGCGTGGTCTCGTCCATTGACGAAGCTTTCAAGGTCTGGCTCGGCGACAATGGTCGCGCTTACGTTCCCAAGCGCAAACTCACCCCCGAACAGGCGTTTCCCATCCTGAACTCTATCGGTGCGACTTCCATTCTTGCCCATCCCTTTGCCCTCGGTCTCAACCTCAAGGATACGGAAAAGGTCGTCAAAGACCTTATGGGATTCGGTCTGGACGGCATGGAGGTCTACTACACCGAGCACAATGATGCCGACACCAAGGCCTACAAGGAAATGGCGGAACGCCTCGGTTTGCTCATCAGCGGCGGCTCGGATTTTCACGGATCGGTCAAGCCGAAAATCCGGCTCGGCAAGGGCAAGGGAGGACTCCATGTCCCCACGGAACTGCTCGAAAAGATGAAAGAAGACCGCCGAGCCAAGGGGCTCCCCGTGTAG